The Streptomyces tubercidicus DNA segment CGGGAGCGTTATCGAAGAAAGCTGCATAATTGTCTGGAGGCATTGCACAGGCTGCTGGTGGAGAAGAGGTTCGACCGGCCCAGGAATCTCATGGGTCTGGAGATCGAACTCAATCTTGCCGGCGCCGACGGGCTGCCCCGCATGATGAACTCTCAAGTACTGGAGCGCATCGCCAGCGGTGATTTCCAGACCGAACTCGCCCAGTGCAACCTTGAAGTCAACATCCTGCCGCACCGCTTGAGCGGCCGGGTGCTGGACCAGCTTGCCGAGGAACTCCGTACGGGACTCGGCTATGCGGAAAGGAAAGCGCGGGAGGTCGCCGCCAGGATCGTGATGATCGGCATTCTGCCGACCCTGCACGCCAACGACCTCACGGCCGCCAGCCTCTCCGAGAACGACCGCTATGTCCTGCTCAACGACCAGATGCGGGCGGCCCGCGGCGAGGACTTCGCCCTGGACATCCGCGGCGTGGAGCATCTGGTCTCCCGGTCGCCCTCGATCGCGCCGGAAGCCGCCTGTACGTCGGTCCAGCTGCATCTCCAGGTGACACCGGGCCGGTTCGCCGCTGTCTGGAACGCGGCACAGGCCATCGCCGCGGTACAGGTGGCGGTCGGCGCCAACTCGCCGTTCCTCTTCGGCCGTGAGTTGTGGCGGGAGTCCCGTCCGCCGGTCTTCCAGCAGGCCACGGATACCCGCTCGCCCGAGCTACAGGCCCAGGGGGTACGCCCCCGTACCTGGTTCGGCGAGCGCTGGATCGACTCCGCGTACGACCTCTTCGAGGAGAATGTGCGGTACTTCCCGCCGCTGCTGCCGGTGTGCGGGGCACAGGAACCGCTGCGGATCCTCGATGAGGGCGGGGTGCCCGACCTGGCCGAAATGGTCCTGCACAACGGCACAATCTACCGCTGGAACCGCCCCGTCTACGCGGTCGCCGACGGCGTCGCGCACCTCAGGGTCGAGAACCGGGTGCTGCCGGCCGGCCCCACCATCACGGATGTCATCGCGAACACCGCCTTCTACTACGGCCTGGTGCGGGCCCTGGCCGAGGAGCCGCGCCCGGTGTGGTCGCGGCTCCCGTTCGCCGCCGCGGCCCGTAACTTCGACACGGCCTGCCGGTATGGCATCGATGCCACCCTGGACTGGCCGCGGCCGGGGCGGGCAGGCGGCATCGCCGAGATCCCGGCCGTCCGACTGGTACGCAAGGAGCTGCTGCCGCTGGCGGCCCGCGGGCTGGACGCCTGGGGGGTGGAGCCGGCCGACCGCGACCACTATCTCGGCATCATCGACGAGCGCTGCCGGCGCCGGGGGAACGGGGCGTCCTGGCAGGCCGCGGCCTTCCACCACGCCCGGCGGCAGGGCCTGGACCGGGACGCCGCGCTGGCCGCGATGACCCGGCGCTACAGCGAGTTGATGCACGCGGGGCAGCCGGTGCACACCTGGCCGGTCGCCTGGCCGGTCTCCGCCCGCTCCGCCGTACCGGGACCACGGGAGGCGGCGACGGAGGGTGCCTGAGGACCTGTCCGAGCGGCTCAGCGCGGTACGTTGCTGCCTGCCGCCATGATGGCCTTGAGCATGACCTGGTGGATCTGCGACGGGTCGCTGACCCGGTGCGTCGAGCCGCCGGTGGGTGCCACGATGCGGTGCAGGGCAGAGGTGTCGGCCTCCGGCCCGATCGCGAGGGCGATCAGCGGCACCGGCCGCTTCGGGTCGGAGAGCTTCTCCAGCTTGCTCACCAGGGCGTCGAGGCCGATCCCGTGGGCGTCGTCGTTGGTGCCGTCGGTGAGGATGACCAGCGCGTTGAACTTCCCGCTCGCATAGGTCGAGCGGGCCTTCTCGTACGCGGCGAGCGTGGTGTCGTACAGGCCGGTGGCGCCCTGCGGCTGCGGGGCCAGTGAGCCGAAGGCGTCGGCGAGCGCGTCGCGGTGGGTGCTGCCGTCCTTGTCCCGGCCGCCGAGACGTTCGGTGGGGGACAGCTCCAGATAGTCCTTGTCGCCGTCCAGCGTGGTGGCGAACTTCCACAGCCCGATCTCGTCCTCGGAGGTGAAGCTGGTCAGCGCCTGGAGGAGGGATTTCTTGGCGAGGTCCATACGGGATCGGCCGTTGTGCCCCGGGACCGGGGCGCCCATCGACGCCGAGGCGTCCACGACGGTGGAGAGCCGGGCGTTTTGCACCGTGATCGTCCACATGCCCATCAGGGCCTGGAGTTCCTTCGCCGTCGGCGGTTCGGCGGGGGCGGCGGTGTACGGCTGCGGGGCGCGCCCGCCGGCCGTGCGGACCACCTTCGGGTCCGCCTCGCCAGTGGGGTCCCGGAAGCCGAGCCGGCGAAGCGCACGCTGTCCGGCGGGCTCGCTGAGCAGGGTCAGGAAGCGGTTGGCGGCGCGGGACCGTTCCGGGTCCGTCTCGCTGTTGTCGACCAGCGTGTAGGGATAGTCGAGCCGGGCGGTGCCGCCCTCGGGGTAGAGCAGGTCCAGA contains these protein-coding regions:
- a CDS encoding glutamate-cysteine ligase family protein encodes the protein MGEKVAADGIDLADRERYRRKLHNCLEALHRLLVEKRFDRPRNLMGLEIELNLAGADGLPRMMNSQVLERIASGDFQTELAQCNLEVNILPHRLSGRVLDQLAEELRTGLGYAERKAREVAARIVMIGILPTLHANDLTAASLSENDRYVLLNDQMRAARGEDFALDIRGVEHLVSRSPSIAPEAACTSVQLHLQVTPGRFAAVWNAAQAIAAVQVAVGANSPFLFGRELWRESRPPVFQQATDTRSPELQAQGVRPRTWFGERWIDSAYDLFEENVRYFPPLLPVCGAQEPLRILDEGGVPDLAEMVLHNGTIYRWNRPVYAVADGVAHLRVENRVLPAGPTITDVIANTAFYYGLVRALAEEPRPVWSRLPFAAAARNFDTACRYGIDATLDWPRPGRAGGIAEIPAVRLVRKELLPLAARGLDAWGVEPADRDHYLGIIDERCRRRGNGASWQAAAFHHARRQGLDRDAALAAMTRRYSELMHAGQPVHTWPVAWPVSARSAVPGPREAATEGA
- a CDS encoding substrate-binding domain-containing protein, with translation MGRHSLPDDSTPARTGARRGARPRALVLATGVVLTVVAGTVVALDNGLLPFGGTCGGEVTRLDVAASPDIAPAIRAVAHSAREEAARADGRCLDIKVASRAAHEVADAFGQRPVDPEFQVWIPDSSLWVDRVGAERGTPLATAGTLATSPIALGAVPKAATSLGWPAKNYTWTELTRATTSGDAPHLGVADPSRSATGLLSLARVSAANAKETPDRTAADARTAATARLLNQRAADSDRQAMATLPRDGSAAEQRNPRRNQALLLSEQAAFAHNTHADDGPDLDLLYPEGGTARLDYPYTLVDNSETDPERSRAANRFLTLLSEPAGQRALRRLGFRDPTGEADPKVVRTAGGRAPQPYTAAPAEPPTAKELQALMGMWTITVQNARLSTVVDASASMGAPVPGHNGRSRMDLAKKSLLQALTSFTSEDEIGLWKFATTLDGDKDYLELSPTERLGGRDKDGSTHRDALADAFGSLAPQPQGATGLYDTTLAAYEKARSTYASGKFNALVILTDGTNDDAHGIGLDALVSKLEKLSDPKRPVPLIALAIGPEADTSALHRIVAPTGGSTHRVSDPSQIHQVMLKAIMAAGSNVPR